One window from the genome of Myxocyprinus asiaticus isolate MX2 ecotype Aquarium Trade chromosome 30, UBuf_Myxa_2, whole genome shotgun sequence encodes:
- the rpl30 gene encoding 60S ribosomal protein L30 — protein MVAAKKTKKSLESINSRLQLVIKSGKYVLGYKQSQKMIRQGKAKLVILANNCPALRKSEIEYYAMLAKTGVHHYSGNNIELGTACGKYYRVCTLAIIDPGDSDIIRSMPDQQQGEK, from the exons AAAAAGTCCTTGGAGTCCATCAACTCCAGGCTGCAGCTTGTGATCAAGAGTGGTAAATACGTTCTTGGATACAAACAGTCACAGAAGATGATTCGCCAAGGCAAAGCCAAGCTGGTAATCCTGGCTAACAACTGCCCTGCTCTGAG gAAATCCGAGATTGAGTACTATGCAATGTTGGCCAAAACTGGAGTCCATCATTACAGTGGAAACAATATCGAGCTCGGCACAGCCTGTGGCAAATACTACAGGGTGTGCACATTGGCGATCATTGATCCTG GTGATTCTGACATCATCAGAAGCATGCCAGACCAGCAGCAGGGAGAGAAGTAG